The nucleotide sequence GAGAATAAAAAATGTCTGGGTTTCATCAGAGACATAAGCCATGACATAAGCCATAAGTGCATGCCTTTGTTTGGAAAATGCAGAAGTGGTCCTGGGTTCCAACATTACTGTAGCTCTGTGTTGCCTGCCACAACATCTACCAAAAACTCGCCtggattttaaaagtaattttccaggaaaaggcTGATACCTTGCTCTCATAATATGACCTTGCCTCAGAGTAAAAAATGTGACATTCAGAAATATGGATAGAGAAGGGTCACTAGATAACAATGCCTCAGGACTTGTCTCTGTATTTTAAGCACATTTGTTCTTGGGGAGTTCTCTGACAATTAGGCAATGGCTGAGGAACTTAAAATTTAGCCTGAAATACTGAGGGAGGTAATAGGTAACCTATTCACTCTTAGTTAGCCCCAAAGAGCAGCCTCCCTTCTGGTCCCCTGGGATAACTATGATCACAGCAGAGATGTGACCAGGGCACTAGAGACATCACCTCAGGATAATTTAGCTTGATTGTAACAAAAGCAATGTAATTATCTTACAGCTGGGCTGCTACATACACAGGGAAGAAgtagatatattttaaaattaaacagtaCAATGTTAAAGAAAGACAtatgacatttaaaaatttacttAAAACTAAATCTCTCAGATTTTCCATCCTCCAAagtttattaaagaaaattgaaTTGTGCTGGAGTCTGTGTCCTGGTCATCCTGCAGTAAATCCAATGTTAGCAACACAGACTGAAGTTGATAAtcatgttgatttttttctcattgtttttcTACACCAGGCAATCTAGATGGCCTTTAACACACAGACCAGGCATCACTTTGAAACTGCCCACATGGCTGTTTGCCTCTCTgttctggaaagcagcagacaTCACCTTCTAATGTCCAGTTTCCAGCACTGAGGAGTTTAGTTGCTGTTGTTCTAGAACCAAACGTATTCTCTTCACTTAGCCACCTATCCCCTTCATGATCTGCAGTCCTCCACAGAGACACActgttcctcctgctgcctttctctgcacCTACTCAAGTCTTTTCATCTACAAAAAGTATAAAAGACCCAAACTGTGCAGAGTTCCCTTGGGCTTGTGTGAGCGGGTTTTGGTAGCAAGAGACTCCAGGAGGACcatgtctgacagagccaatgccagctggctgcaggtTGGACCCACTGCTGGCCACAGATAAGCCCATCAGGGATGGTGGTAGAGCCTTTGGGATAACAGACTGGAaaagggtggggaggggaggaaggagaatgGCTGTGGAAACAGCAGCCAAAGAGAAGGGTGAGAACGtgtgagagaaacagctctgcagacaccaaggtcagtgaagatggaggggaaggaggtgctccaggtgccagagcagatTCCCCTGCAATACACGGAGGTCCATGGTGGAGCTGGCATCTGCTTTCTGCCCCAGGAGAATCCCATGCCAGAGACATGGTGCCTGAAGGAGACTGTGACTCTGTgaggagcctgtgctggagcaggctcctggcaagGCTTGTAGAGCtttggagagaggagcccacactggagcgGGTTTTTTGGCAGGACTTATGACCCCATGGGAGACCCACTGGAGCAGCCTCTTCCTGAAGGGATGCACCCCTATGTGAGGGATCCCACACAAGAGCAGTGTTTGAAGAACTACAGCCTGTGGGAGGCACTCCAGTTGGAGCAGTTCATGGAGGACTGTCTCCCGTGGGAGGGACCccgtgctgcagcagggaaagagtgtgaggagttctcctgctgaggaggaaggaacaaCAGACACAAagggtgatgaactgaccacagcCCCCATCTCCTGTCCCCCTGCATCACTGGAGGGAAAGCAGGTAGAGAATTCAGGAGTGAAGTTGAGCCCGAAAAGAAAGGAGGGTTGGGGGAAAAGGcggttttaaaatattgttttatttctcattattcactctgatttgattggtaataaatttcttttccccaaatCAAGACTGTTTTGCTGTCGCAGTAATTGCTGAGAGATGTTTCTCTTCTCCTTACCTACACCCACGAGCCTTGAGTAGTGTTTCTTCTCCCCTGTCCAACTGCAGAGGGGAGTGATAGAGGGGCTTTTGTGGGcacctggtgtccagccaggTGTCCAGCCCACCACCAGAGTATCACTGTACTTATATTCAGGCATTGGTAGCTGGTGACAGAGACTAGGAAATAGCAATTTGTATCTGATATAACTTTTATTCATACTATTTATAGCaatcacatttatttcttactatttttctgaagtgaaaatgcTCAGTGTCAGGTTTGACTGCACTGCATTTactgcagaagaaataattcagttggcatttctaaaaatataattagTTGATGAGTCagagaagaatttaattttcataaatgTTAAGGCTGGAAGGCTGGGATTATCATGATCAGTGTGTCTGACCTGTGACTCTCTCATGTCTTAGGAGGCTGCCTGGTAATTCCTGCATCAATTTGTAATTAAGATGTATGATTCTTCAGAGGAGATTGAATAAAGGGCCCAAACTACATTCTTGAGGTGTGCTGATGTAATttcacacaaacaaacaaaaggtaCACCCCACAGACACGCCTGAATATTGTGATtcatcattttaatttaaaaatttaagacCATTAGCATTTACTAATATCTGATATCTCAGTGCAAATTTTTAGAACATCATACATAACTGTGAACCACTATgttttatgtgtatatatatattcatagaTATAAGGCAATGAAGCATATTCTATTTATGGGAATCTAAGCCTTACCAAGAACCTGTGTCAGCCATGGGAGGTGTGTAAATAGAAAAGGAAGCAGCTGggataaaatgaaaaacataaaCTAATCAAACTCTAGACTGCAATAAAAGCTGccatgaaagaagaaaatgaaaaccaaaaattaacACCACATAGAGCAAAAGATCAATATTTTATCGACTGACAACATGCTGCTGTGTACTCATTGGTCAGTCATTATCCATATTGATTTTATGCCACTGCACTCTGGCTCTGGCTTAGCCATGCACAcgaaaaataaaataagggtTGTCTTTAATGTGAGTAAAGGCTGCTCAAGTCAGCCAAATAACTCTATGCACTCAAGGTCAGAGTCTGAAGAAGAATGACTTGAAGACATCTGAGATGAAGACTCAAACTCTGCTGGAGAGGGCAGAACCTGCCGTTCCTAACATCACTGCTCCATCCACactggcccagcacaggaaccaGGCCACTGCAACACACACTGCAGAAGAAGGAGGCAGATGGATGTTTGTAACTCAGCTCTAGGTGACCTTTAATAGTAGACATTTgagtgctggagctcagcaagCAGATATAAAGGCTGGCTACTTAGAAACTAAGGCCCTGTACTGCAAGCAAGAGCTGCCTAGCTTGCAATGACAATTACTAATTCTTGAAATACTGTTTAAAACCCCATGTGGATAGTGGTGAAATGAATCAGGAATTGGTTCTGGGGAGTTTATAGCCTGCTGTCCAGAGGCAGGAATTTACAAGCAGAGGAATGAACTGTGAATCAAACACCAAACATGTAAGGTTCTTAACGGGGCTTCAATTGCTGGCAAAGCAGTTTTAAACGAAGGAAAGTACAAGGTTAAATGGACCACTATGACTTGGCTCTTGAGTCAACTAAtaaaaaaagtatgttttaGGCCTGTATTTGAAGGCATAGCAAAAACAGTGGAAACAGAGTCTTAAGGCATATTAGCTGTGGGAAAATGTACATCAGCACTATTCAGTCTTAGGCATTCCTTACCTCTTGCAGTAGCTGAAAATATGGGTTTATTTATGTTCTAAAGCAGCTATGCCTAAAAAATTATGAACAGTTACCCAGTTTTGGGAAAAGACCTGTGCTTTAGTGTTTTGGGTGACTTCTTTGGATAGCAATCCCAGTAAGGGaagtgacattttttttccattgaattGGCCCTTGGAATGGGCCTTTCTGACTGAGTTCCTCAATGTGAAAACATCTCTTATTCACAATTTCTGCCTGCTTTGTCAGCATCTTTTTTTGCCCAAAGTATGGAAGAATATAATATTTACAAGGTGTTCTCTTCAATGTTATGATCCAAGAGAAAAATGCTTGTTCTCAGCTGTCCATGCCAAGACCTGCATCTGTGAATCAGTGCTAATGCCTCATCATTATTCATTTGCTAAACAGACATTTCACAGTAGAGGCGATAAAAGATAAATTCTTAGGCTTCTAACAGCAGAGTGCAGTGTGTTACAAGGAAAACATACTGGAGTTAGGCTTAATATATATACAAATCTtttctgcattgttttattAACCAGCATGGGGCAGTTGTTTAATGTTTGTTTATAAACAGTTGAGAACTATGACTGCATTAAACTGCTGTTGGAAAGTTACTGGAATGACTAAATAACTATAGTGCCTTTTATCTGGTTTTCTTACAGCAGACCAATAAACTACCTTGCTACAGGGTGAGAAATAATGCAGCTGTACAGCTTCCCACAGAACTATGAAGCAGAGCCACATTTGTGGCAGAGGATGTCATCCTGCCGAGTGAGGAATTCCTGGCCCACCAGGGAGACAGAGCACTTTGTGCAGCTGAAGCATTCCCCGTGCCACTGGCGCTCCTCAAGTGAGATGTATTTGGTACCTCCGAGAGCTGAAagagagtaggaaaaaaagaagaagaagatctGAATCCAGCATTTCTGGACATGGTTCAGTAATGCAACAGATGACTTTCTGATGTGTGATCAGGTTGTCATTCATGTAGAGAATGGAAATATGAACAAAAGTCCATCGTGTGAAATATTCCTTATTGGCTGAAttgaaaaatgtctttagaATTTAAGCAGTGGGAAATATTTAAAGCAAGGTCACAATTCATTTGCTTGCATATCCCATTATGAGATCTGAACATGGTGGGTTTATCAGAATGTCCATTCCATTTTGCTGATCTTCCCAACAAACTCTCATGGAAGTTGTTTGCAATATGTGTATAGTTTCTATACAACTCTGAATGAAATTTTATAATTAAGTTTCTTCAAGATGGATTCTTTTGGAAATTACCAGGTAATGGGATTCCTAGCAGaattatctgaaataaaatcttgaAGACTGGAGGAATTTGAATAGTTTGGATGCTTTTTTTGTAGTTGTTGTTTTGTagtttgggtattttttaaatcatgcaCATGTGATTGGGTATTCATTGATTTCTTTGTCCAATGACATATGCAGCATGCACCTGTAAATATCAGGAAGTATTTTTTAACAGTTGACTTTACACATAATAGAATTAAAGTGGAGAATACCAGCAAATTCTCTCAGAAAACTCCAGCTATCATAGACCAGTGACATACATGTCTAATTATAAATCATGTATAAGTATACAAGTATTAATGAAATAGAGCCCTGCTGCATTTGGCAAGCTTTCTAATTTGACAGGTGTGCCTTACCAGCAGGCAGTTAATCTGTGTTCAGTTTGAtcatatttgcatttaaaaaaaaaactgaagaaatcaCAGAGGGGCTTGTGTGTAGTGTCCTGGGACCCGCAAAAAcccagcttttaaaatattcttaaggaggaattttattacagaaaacacTACATCAAACAAAGGAGGAACTCGTTTGGACACATAAAACAGCTACTCATGTGTTAGGGAACATGTGTGATCAGTATGTCCTAGCAAGATACAGGACATGTGACACAGAGTCAGCTATCAGAGATAGTTAATTATCTCTGATAGTAAACTCCTTCAGTCTTTCATTATGATGGGAATAATTTTAACGGGGTTTTTTCACACAATGAAAGTCATCTTTGAGAGGAGATTGATGATTCATTTCTGTCTGGTCCCCTCTAGAAGACAAGACTCACCTGCAATAGGTTTCTTGCAAGCAGCACATTTTTTGGCATGAAATTTGCTGAAACAGTCTACACAGTATGGGTACTCATCTTTGGAAATGAATCTTTGTCTAGACAGCTGAGTTTtacacccagcacacacaaagcATTCCTGGTGCCAAGGCTGGTCGTGGTAGGCCACTCCTCCAGAAGTTATAACCTAACCATTGACAAACAAggacagagcaaagaaaaaaaggtggaaatCATGAAGGATTGTCCAATACTTCAGAAGTACTTCCACATGTTTTCTCTCCTCCAACATGCACAAGAGAAGAGAGGGTGGTCACAACAAGTTTTTTTCATCTGGATTATCCCTTTAACTGATCTGCAGTTGAATTCCACATGCTACTGGTTtgttattttcaattttctacCTCAGTATCACCTCATAATTTGTAATAAATATGTTatctttaaatgaaatttttctatTATACTGTAGATAAGTGTTTAGAATCAGGCATGCTCTCAGAAGAGAAATTCTCAGTGATAGGCAGTGGATGAGAGAACTGATGCTGAGATAATAGTTCATCTCCAACCAGTATTTTGCTGTCTACCAAGAgcaacagtattttaaataggAAGAAagacagtaaagaaaaagaaatatgacAGAAAGGAGAGCTACACAGtcagaaggtgaaaaaaaatcatgtttatcAGTGGCATCAACTTTTCTTTGCCAGCAATAcactcacagctctgcaggttaTTTCTGAAGAGGGAAATTTCCAGTTGTTCTGTGGCTCCCATATGTGTGGCAAAGAGCTGATTTCACAGAATTTGTGACAGACTGTACGGAGAAATTTCTATAAAGATGAGCTGTAAGATAGTGTTTCTACTATCAAGTCACATGCAGGACAgggaatgaatgaatgaatgaatgaatgaatgaatgaatgaatgaatgaatgaatgaatgaatgaatgaatgagtaCTGTTggaactggaggaaaaaaagttgaagAAACTTAAGTAAAAATAGTGGTATCAAATTTCCCTGGTGAATACAGTTTCAGGAAAATCATGAATAATAGGAGGTCATGTCAAGAAATAAAGAGATTTAAATAGTCTCCAATACCTTTAACATTCCAGTTTTGGGCTATTTTGTGGttacatttgcttttccattaaaatctaaaaatcaCTGAGAAAAATTCAAGATTCAGTTTGTCAATTTAATCTATTTGGGCTTAATTCTAATGCATGGGAATTGATGCAagttgcagaaataaaatggttttaGCTATTATGTAGGGGGAACGTTTGCATTTCTAGAATTTTTAAGAATCAAATCCTCATTATTTTATGTAGGTGGTGCTAATATCAATGCCTGTAATAAACATTGAGCATAATTACTATAATTGCCATGTGTTCCTTTAATACAAGTTAAAGGCTAGATGTAGAGACTTGGGAATATATAAAAGTACTTTCTAAAGTTTAtctactgaagaaaaaagtagGCAGcatattttcctgaaattaaaagcttttgttAGAGGTAGAGTTTTACAGGTAATCATTACACAACTACAGGAATTTATAAGTTATTTgatgaagtggaaaaaaaaaaaatccagagtgATGCAGGTGTTAAAGTATAAGTAAGATTCTGGCCTATAAAATGGCTTAAAACAGTTCCCTAGAGAAAAGTATAAAGTATCACACTAGAATAGAATGATGCTTTCAGTGTTTTTGTCAACAAGAGACAATCTTAAAACATGAGAAATCAAGGAAGGGAAGAACTGATTTATCTgtacttgggggaaaaaagaaatcaaatcaaGCTTTCTGGTACCCACAAGGGTATCATCACATGTTGCATCAGGGGGACTCCTGACTAGTATTATCACAATTGAATGTCACTTGATCTGCTAACTGCCTGAgacatttcaagaaaaaataggCAAGATTGTGGATGATTTTCTCAGTTCAGGTGGCTAATTATGCATATGAATACATCTGAAAAATGATAGAAAGAGAGGCATGTTTACAAAGGCAAAATCAGAGATTTTCAGGAAAGAAGGGTTTTATTCAACTTTCCTTTTAATGTTTGCTAAAAATCACAATCAATAGTTAAATAAGTCCAAAGCATATTTTTTGccaaataaagatttttagATATAATAGTATaagatttttagatttttttaatatagtatatgatttttagatttttatatatttttagatataataatttttagatATATTTTCAGATATAATCAGTCTTAGATTAACAAGAGTGGACAGCAGACACTCTCACAGTTTCCTTTCAGTGTCCAGTGTCATTGGGAAGATCCTGATCTTACTCTTAGTTCACCACATTTCACATGATCCAGTCCTTTCTCCCAAGAGCAACATTGCCCCACTAGGGCACATTTGCATTGTGTGTTTAATTACCTTTTTGCAAGCATAGCAATGATGAGCAAATTGCTTCTCAAAACAGGGCACACAGTAATTCTCATTGTCTTTGGTGATTAATGGTTTTGTTCCCAGTGGTTGCTGACAATGCTGGCAAACAAAACAAGATTCATGCCAGGAACTTCCCTTAAATTCCATTTTACGTgaacctgaaaaaaaacaaagtgaacAATCCTCTCAGATATAGCCTTGTAATATAAGTTATaaatgctgggaatgctctTGTTTTTGAACCTTCTCCCTCAGCATTGGATTACCCAAGGAAACAGTTATCTTCAGGTCAATAGAGCTTCTAAGAATGCACTTCAAATTTCAAGAACACATTGAGTGCCATATATTCATCTGGCAAAAGATGTGCTGAATTGCCTAAGCTGTGATTTTTAGAGTCTGTTCTTACATGAATCTTTTGGGTTGTGATTTTGCTTGAATTGCTCAGTTTCTCTCAAACCAGCCAACTCAGTGATGTTCAGGTGCACAGCAATTTtattaattagaaattaatttgttgGATGTTCAGTACATTTATTATTGTCCTGTCTTCTGTCTTTCTTAAACTAAGGCTCCTTCACTtataa is from Serinus canaria isolate serCan28SL12 chromosome 3, serCan2020, whole genome shotgun sequence and encodes:
- the FHL5 gene encoding four and a half LIM domains protein 5, with product MTSSQTDCHFCLQPLRGRKYALRDENAYCVPCYDSLYANPCEECKQPIECSSKDLAYKGRHWHEGCFRCAKCHRSLVEKPFAAKDEVLLCTECYSDEYSSKCFRCQKTIMPGSRKMEFKGSSWHESCFVCQHCQQPLGTKPLITKDNENYCVPCFEKQFAHHCYACKKVITSGGVAYHDQPWHQECFVCAGCKTQLSRQRFISKDEYPYCVDCFSKFHAKKCAACKKPIAALGGTKYISLEERQWHGECFSCTKCSVSLVGQEFLTRQDDILCHKCGSAS